AAGCCGGAGCGGGCGACGACTGGGAGGATGGATTCGACCACCAGATCGACATAGCCATCGGCGTCGCCGGCGTATTCCGGCGGCACCGCGTGCGCGGCCAGCAAGGTGGCGGCCACCTCCACCGGCAGCGAATCCTGCAGCCGGCGCGCGGCGGCCAGCTGCTTCAGCTCGTCGGCCTGGGTCAGACCGTAGCCGGACTTGATCTCCACCGTGGTCACGCCCTCGGCCATCAAGGCCTTCAACCGCGGCAGGCTGGCCAGGGCCAGCTCTTCTTCGTCCAGCCAACGGGTGGCGCGGACGGTGGAGACGATGCCGCCGCCCTCGGCGGCGATCTGCTGGTAGGGCACGCCGGCGAGCCGCTTTTCCCACTCCGCCGCCCGGCTGCCGCCGTACACCAGATGGGTGTGGCAGTCGATCAGGCCCGGCGTGATCCAGCGGCCCTGCAAGTCGAACACCTCGCCGTCGAAAGACGCGGCGTCCGCCTCGGCCTGCGGCAGCACCGCCTCGATGTGGCCGTCCCGCAACAGCAAGGCATGGCCTTCCAACGCGCCGTAAGGCGCGGCGTGGGCCGGGTCCATGGTGGCCAGCCTGGCGTTGAGCCACAGGCTGGGGCGGTGAGCTTGAATCGGCGGCATGACAGTCTCGCGCAGTGATTTGTATATACAATTACGCGCATGGATTGGCGCTGTCAAGCCAACCGTTTGTAAAAACTTCTACAAATCATTGATGTTGCACGGCAATAAAAAAGGCTGCCGAGCGGCAGCCTTGTTCGCATCGCTTAATTGTATATACCGTTTACTTCTTCACTCGCGTTTGCGAGCGCAGCTTGTAGCGCAGCCCCGGATGGGTGAGCCGGGCGAAACTGACCAGCTTCTTGTGCGACCACGTCCGCCTCAGCACCAGCAGGCAAGGTTCGGCCGCGGCGATGCCCAGCAGCGTCTGCTCGGCCACGCCCGGCAGCACCGCTTCCACGCTATGCTCGATATCGGTGAGCGGGCAGCTTTGCATCAGGTAGTCGTTGGGCGTGCGCTCGGAAAAGTCCTGCTTCAGATAGTCCGGCGCGAATGCCGGATTGACGTAGCGGTCTTCCAGCTGGATGGGCACGTCGTCCTCGCAATGGACGATCAGCGAGTGGTAGACGATGCCGCCCGCGCGCATGCTGAGCCGCAACGCCACCTCTTCGTTGGCCGCCGCAGCTTCCAGCAGGATCACCTGGCCGCTGTGGCGATGGCCGCGCGCCTCGATCTCGGCGGCGATATTGTTGATGTCGAGCAGCGGCGATTCCGCCTTGCGCTCGGCCACATAGGTGCCGTCGCCGGCGAAGCGCAGCAGGATGCCGGCCTCGGCCAGATCGCGCACCGCCTTGTTGACCGTCATCCGGGACACGCCGAACTGGCGCGCCAGCTCCAGTTCCGGCGGAATCTTGCAGCCGGGCAGGAAATGGCGGTCGCGGATGCCGGACAGAATGTAGTCCTTGATGCGCTGGTAACGGGGTTGGGCGGAGTCTGACACCGTGGCTCCAATCGTACGGGAATGGCTGATTGTAGCGCGGACGGCCGCGATGCTGGCTGATCCAGCGCAGATAAAGGGAGGCGAAACCATGATGACCTTGCCCCAATGGCTGGCGGCCTACGATGAAAGCCACCGCCATCCGTTCAACATCGCCATGCACAAGCTGTGCGTGCCGCTGATCGTCCTATCGTTGCTGGGCATGCTGACGGCGCTGCCCGGCCCGCTGCCCTGGGCCTGGCTGGCGACGCTGGCCGTCGTCGCCTGGTATTGGCGGCTGTCGCCGCGGGCGGCGCTGGTGATGGCCATATTGGGCGGCTTGGCGCTGCTGTCGCTGGCTTGGCTGCGAGACGCCGGCCTGCCGCTGGGCCAGGCGTCGCTGCTGGTGTTCGTCCTGGCCTGGATAGGCCAGTTTTGGGGCCACGCGCGCGAAGGCAAGAAGCCGTCGTTCACCCAGGATCTGCAATTCCTGCTGATCGGCCCCTTGTGGACGCTGCGCGCCGTGTGGCGGCGGCTGGGTCTGATCGATTGAAAAGCGGATCCGCCGCAGCACGGCGCGGCCGGCGCGCGCTATCATCGGTCTTTTCCCGATTCCGATGGAGCGCGCGATGTTCCTTCCGCAAGGCCTGAGCCTGGCCCCCCTGGCGCCCGGCGTCGAGCAGATCCTGATGGCCGGCGACGGCTTTTCCGCCCGCATCGCCCTGTTGGGCGGCCAGTTGATAGATTACCGCCGCGACGGCGACGCGCCGCTGCTCTACCTGTCGCCGCGAACCGCGTATCAGCCGGGCAAGGCGATACGCGGCGGCGTGCCGGTGTGCTGGCCCTGGTTCGGCCCGCATCCGTCCGACGCCTCCCTGCCGGCGCACGGCGTCGCGCGCCAGCAGGTATGGGCCTTGCGCGAAGCAGGCCGCGACGGCAACGTGTTCCACGTGAAACTGGACGGCCCCCGCCACGGCGGCCTGGCCGCGGAACTCGCTTTCCGCATCGGCCCGGACGGCGTCGAGATCGCGCTCGACACCCGCAACGACGGCGAAGCCGCGCAAACCGTCAGCGCCGCGCTGCACAGCTACTTCGCGGCGTCGGACATCGATCACATCAGCCTGCTGGGACTGGAGGGCGCGCCGGCGCACGACAAGGTGGCCGACGCCCGCATCGCCATGCCGGCCGGCCCTTTCCGCTTCGACGGCGAAGTCGACCTGATCGCGTACGCTGACCGCGCCGTCACGCTGCGCGACGCCGGCTGGCGGCGCGGCGTCGTCGTCCAGCCGGAAGGCTCGGCCAGCGCCGTGGTGTGGAACCCGGCGCCGGCCAAAGCCCAACGGCTGGCCGACCTTCCGGATGAGGACTGGCGCCGCTTTGTCTGCGTCGAAACCGCCAACGCCGGCGAGGACGCGCGGACGCTGGCGCCGGGCGAGCGCCACCGGCTGGCTTGCCGCCTGCATTTCTCTTGTCACGACTAGGGGTTATAATCGCCCGTTCGAGACCGCCGCCGCGAGTCAGCTCCGGCGGCGCTTCCCAGGCAACCCGGACCTCCGCAATGGCACGACCCGACAAGATTTCCCGCTTTCTTCCGCTCACCTTTGCCAATGGCAACAGCGTGCGCCGCTTCGGCAAGCATTGCCCGCAATGCCGCGCCATGGTGGGCGCCGAGCATATGGAAGGGCTGGCCAGCCTGATGCACGGCAAGATTTACCTGTCCGCCGAAGCCTGCTGCCCGCAATGCGAGCAGCGTTTCCCGGTGGCCTGCGTGATCACCGAGGACAAGCGCGTGCACCGCGTGCTGCTGCCCTTGTGGATCTTCCGCCTGTGGATGAAATCCGCCACCCGCCACGACCCGCAGCCCAGCGACAATGACCGCTGGGAGCTGGAACAGGCCGACAGCGCGCCCAAGGGCCTGACGCTGCCGGCCGACGCCGAGGTGGTTCGCTCGGAGGAAATCCTGGGCCGCTTCCAGGGCGAGCCGATCTGCGCCTGGATCGAGTACCAGGGCCAGCGTTTCGTGTTCGACCGCGCCGCGCCCGACAACAACCAATCCCTCAGCGCCAGCGAACTGCTGCTGGAAGGCCGGCTGATCTACCGCCAGCAATAAGGCCGCGCGCCCGCCAAGGCGAGTCAGAGCTTGTCCTTGCCATCCGCCGTCCGGCCCACGCCTGCACCCGGCGGCGGATTCGGCGCCTTCCGCGGCGTCACGCCGCATGCTTGGGCCAGCATGTCCAACGCTTGCGATACGGCCGCCATCGCCTGATACGCATCGGCGGTCCCTGCCGCGCCGCCATTCGCCTCGCGCTTTTTGGCGTCGGCCCGCCATTTGCGGATGATCTGGCCCAGCATCGCTCGCTGGGCCTGCAGAATCTCCAGCGCCTGCTCGTCCGCCAATGCGCCCTCTCCTTCCTGCAACGCTTTGCCGGCGCGCACGCACCTCACTTCGCTTTGAATCATGCTCATTGCTTGGTCTCCGAACATCCCCGCGCTGAAACGCGCATTTCCGTCATGCCGCCATCCACCCCGCGCGCGGAGCCAGCCACCGCGATTGGCGGTCGACGGCGTCGCCAGCATGTGAAACGGCCGGACACGGCCGGCCGTTTCGCATTTCAAACCGTACTCACTTCACGCTGGCCGGATAATGGCCAGCCACCCAGCTTTCGAAGCGGTCGAACATCGCCGCGTCGCCTTCCGCGTTGTCGGCGATCCGCTCCGCGCCGTGCACCAGGCGGATATGCGCGTCCAGATCGGCCGGGTATTGCGCCGGATAGTCGCGGGCGGCGGCTTCGGCGATCAGCCGCTGCGCCTCGGCCCAGGCCTCGGCCGCGCTCTGGTTGCAGCTGTCTGCCAGATAGCGCGCGTTGAACGGCTCGCCGGTCAGGCGCACCAGGGTGGCGTTGTGGTTGATGCTGTTGCCCGGGCCCCAGTAGTGCTCGGCCAGCAGCGGGCCGATGGCCGGGTTGTCGGTCAGGTAGCCGAACTTGCCGATGAAGTAGGCGCGGGTCTGGTACACCGCCATATTGGCCAGCAGATAGCCGTGATAGGCGGCGGCCGATTCCTGGTTCAGCAGGTGCGGAATCGCCATCAACGGGCGCGGGCTGACGTCCACGCCCAGGATGCGCTTCTCGCAATCGCGCGCCAGCCGCAGCACGCGCTCGGCGGAGAGTTCGCTCTCCGGCAACGCGTACAGCGCGCGTTCGAAGTAAGCGACGACGGCGATGGAGCGCTCGGCATAGGCGGCGAACGGCTGCGTCGCCTCGATGCGCGCGCGGATCAGCTCGTCCGGGATGGCCTCGCCCTTGCTATCGCGCGCGTAGCGCTTCAGCCAGTCGGCGTCTTCCAGCAGGCTGTCGCAGAACATGCTCTGGGTTTCGGCGTAAGCCATGGAAGTGGGCGCGAACTCCTGCGAGAAGCACGGCGAATTCTGCGTCACATTGGCGAAGTGCGCGGCATGGCCGCCTTCGTGGAACAGGGTGTTGATGGCGCGCGCGCCGCTGCCCACCTGGTCCGGCTTGGCCTCGGCGGTGAAGTTGATCTGGCCCGGCACCCACTGGACGCCGTCATAGAAGGCCGGGATCGGGCCGTGGCAGAAGCCGTTCTGATACTTGCCCTCGCGCTCCACCAGATCCAGCTGCATGGTGGCGCCGCGATACTGGATGCCCAGGCGGCGGAAGCTCAGCACCCAGCGCTCCACCGCCTTGGCGAAGGGCAGGTAGGGGTCCATCTGGCGGGTCACGTCGCCGCTCATGTGGAAGCGCAGGTTGTGGCCCGACAGCGCGTCCGCGCCGTGTTTGGCCTGCAGATCGTCCAGCGCGCGTTGGTTGGCGTCGCGGGTGCGCGCCTCGAAATCGTCCAGAATGGCGAACAGCTGATCCGGCGTCATCTGCTCGTTTTTCTTGACCTTGTATTCGAAATAATCGGCGTAGCCCAGGCTGCGCGCCAGCGCGTTGCGCTTGCTCACGATGGCGAGGAAGCCGTTGTCCAGCGCCCAACGCTCCAGCGCCAGGTAAGCGTCCAGCGAGCTCTTGCGCGCCGCCTCGTCGCGGTTGGTGCCCAAGTTGGTGCTGAGCATGCTCAGCGTCGCCTCTTCGCGCTCTCCAGCCTCGTTGAGGTGATGCATCTTGTAAGCGCGGCGCTTGGCGAACAACGCGGACTCCAGCTCCACCAGCTCGGTCATCAGTTGGCGCGCTTCGTCGCTTTCAATGATGTTGCTGTCGAACAGCGCCAGCCAGCCCTTGAAGCCATGCAGCAAGGCGTCGCGCTCGGCATCGGCCGGCAAGGCCTGCAGCTCGGCGATGGCGTCCTTGGCGCGCGCCAGCCGCGCCGGGCTGGAAATGAAATCCTTGTAGGCTGCCTCGGCGCGGACGAAGCCTGCGTCGTCGTCGGACACCGCCATATAGGTGTCCCAGAACAGGTCTTCCTTGGCCTTGTGCACGGCCAGGTACTCGTGGTTGAGCGCGTCGAACTCGCGGCGCAGCGCTGCCAATGCGGTCATTGCCTTTGTCTCCTGATTAGAATGGCGCAGCCGCTGAAAACGACAACGGCATGCATGAGCAAGTTTCATTTCAGACTGTCAGCAAGGTCAAGCGAATACTGAACTTTGTCGTCAAATAGCATGATTCTTGCGCATTGCTCGCTCAGCAGGCCGGACGATATTCGACGCGGTGCGCCTCGGTCGCCAGCGGCACTTCCCAGTGGCTGAGCATGCGGTCTATCGCCTGGTTGGGCAGCGTGCTGTCGCGGCGGCTGTTGCGCGCCTTGATTTCGCGCTCGCCGTGCTCCAGATAAATGATGCTGACCTCGGCGTGATAGGCGTACAGCAAGTCCAGCGTCTTCTTGCGCATGCGCTCGGACAGATGGGTGGCGTTCCAGATGAACGGCGCCTGGCTTCTCAGCAGCGCCTTGGCCCGGTCCACCGCCAGATGCACGGCGGCGCCAGCGCGCGGGCCGTGTTTCAGCCCCAATTCGGCGCGCGCGTCATCGTAGGAAATCACCGGCAATCCGCCGCCCTCCGCGCGCGTCCAGCTGTCCTTGCCGGAGGCCGGCAAGCCGGACAGCATCACCACCCGGGAACCGGAAGCCTGATAGAACGGGTAGTCGGGCGCGATGCCGCCGCCGGCGCGGAAATAGGCGATGCGGGTATGCTCGTCGGCGAAGGCGCGCGGCGCGTCCAGGCAGCCCTCCTCCCTAGCCAGCTCTCGAAACAGCTCGATATCGTCCAACACCTTGCGCTGGTCGGCGCAGACCCGGCCCAGCATGTCCGCCTCGGCCAGCGCCGCCAGCTCGCGCAGCGATACTTCCCAGGACAACTTGCGCGCCAGATATTCGGCGTCATGGCCGCTGCGGTCGCCGCGTATCGCGTAAAACGGCAGCAGGTGCGCCGCCACCAGGCGGCACACCCGCTCACGCAAGGCGAACGGCACGCCGGCTCGCCACATCAGCACCCGCGCGTCCACCGCGCCGCGGCGGGAATGGCCGGCGCTGGTGACGCGGCCATCCGGCTGCGTCACCGTGCACGGCGGCTTGGCGATGTCGTGCAGCAAGGCGGCGTAAAACAGGACGAAGCGCCGCTCGGCGTCGCCATTCCAGTAATCGGGCAGCTCCAGCATCCGCTCGCATACCATGCGGGTGTGGGTCCATACATCGCCTTCGGCATGATGAACCGGGTCCTGCGGCGTGGCGTCCAGCTCGCGCAGCGCCGGTATCGCCAGCCGCAGCGCCTGCCAGTCCGGCTCGCCGGCCGCCGGCGTCAGCGCGGCCAGGTCCTGATAGCTCGTCATCGCGGCTCTCCCGGCCAAGCCCAGTCCGCCGCCTCGCGCTCGGCGAACAGGTCGATCCCCGTTGCCAGCTGGTTGGGCACGATGGGCCGCGACTGCCAGTGGCTGTCGTTATCGGCCATGGTCTGCAGGAAATCGGCGCGCACCCATTTGTAGCGCTCCACGGTTTCCTCGCCCTCCTCCACCTTGATGTACAGGCCTTCGGCCAGATCGGAGGCTTCGGTTTCGGCCAGCGCGCGCTCGGCGTCCAGTCCCTGCCGGCGGGCGGCCTGCCGCAAGGCGTCGCGCCAGGCCGGCGATTTGGCCAGGGACGGCCGGATCAGCGCCAGCAGATCAGAAAGACGGCGCGGCGCCGGACCGGCATACAGCACCGGCACCGATACCACCGGCGAGCGCGCCTGCTGCGCCAGCACGCGGCGGCGCGCCGGCGTGGACAAGAAGCGGCCGGTTTCGGCGTCGTACAGATCGAACTCCAGAAAAAGATGCGGCAAGCGGTCGTAAAACACCGTGTGCTTGGCATGCATCC
This genomic window from Chromobacterium phragmitis contains:
- the hutI gene encoding imidazolonepropionase; this translates as MPPIQAHRPSLWLNARLATMDPAHAAPYGALEGHALLLRDGHIEAVLPQAEADAASFDGEVFDLQGRWITPGLIDCHTHLVYGGSRAAEWEKRLAGVPYQQIAAEGGGIVSTVRATRWLDEEELALASLPRLKALMAEGVTTVEIKSGYGLTQADELKQLAAARRLQDSLPVEVAATLLAAHAVPPEYAGDADGYVDLVVESILPVVARSGLAEAVDAFCESVGFSPAQTRRVFEAARAHGLKVKGHVEQLSNLHGAELVAEFGGLSADHIEYLDDAGVEALRRAGTVAVLLPGAFYFLRETQKPPVDKLRAAGVAMAVSTDLNPGTSPFASIRLAMNQACVLFGLTPEEALAGVTRHAARALGRGDTHGRLAAGCVADLLVWDIGHPAEIAYSVGVPLLKQRVFRGAAQSID
- the hutC gene encoding histidine utilization repressor; translation: MSDSAQPRYQRIKDYILSGIRDRHFLPGCKIPPELELARQFGVSRMTVNKAVRDLAEAGILLRFAGDGTYVAERKAESPLLDINNIAAEIEARGHRHSGQVILLEAAAANEEVALRLSMRAGGIVYHSLIVHCEDDVPIQLEDRYVNPAFAPDYLKQDFSERTPNDYLMQSCPLTDIEHSVEAVLPGVAEQTLLGIAAAEPCLLVLRRTWSHKKLVSFARLTHPGLRYKLRSQTRVKK
- a CDS encoding Mpo1 family 2-hydroxy fatty acid dioxygenase yields the protein MMTLPQWLAAYDESHRHPFNIAMHKLCVPLIVLSLLGMLTALPGPLPWAWLATLAVVAWYWRLSPRAALVMAILGGLALLSLAWLRDAGLPLGQASLLVFVLAWIGQFWGHAREGKKPSFTQDLQFLLIGPLWTLRAVWRRLGLID
- a CDS encoding D-hexose-6-phosphate mutarotase, which codes for MFLPQGLSLAPLAPGVEQILMAGDGFSARIALLGGQLIDYRRDGDAPLLYLSPRTAYQPGKAIRGGVPVCWPWFGPHPSDASLPAHGVARQQVWALREAGRDGNVFHVKLDGPRHGGLAAELAFRIGPDGVEIALDTRNDGEAAQTVSAALHSYFAASDIDHISLLGLEGAPAHDKVADARIAMPAGPFRFDGEVDLIAYADRAVTLRDAGWRRGVVVQPEGSASAVVWNPAPAKAQRLADLPDEDWRRFVCVETANAGEDARTLAPGERHRLACRLHFSCHD
- a CDS encoding M3 family metallopeptidase, with the protein product MTALAALRREFDALNHEYLAVHKAKEDLFWDTYMAVSDDDAGFVRAEAAYKDFISSPARLARAKDAIAELQALPADAERDALLHGFKGWLALFDSNIIESDEARQLMTELVELESALFAKRRAYKMHHLNEAGEREEATLSMLSTNLGTNRDEAARKSSLDAYLALERWALDNGFLAIVSKRNALARSLGYADYFEYKVKKNEQMTPDQLFAILDDFEARTRDANQRALDDLQAKHGADALSGHNLRFHMSGDVTRQMDPYLPFAKAVERWVLSFRRLGIQYRGATMQLDLVEREGKYQNGFCHGPIPAFYDGVQWVPGQINFTAEAKPDQVGSGARAINTLFHEGGHAAHFANVTQNSPCFSQEFAPTSMAYAETQSMFCDSLLEDADWLKRYARDSKGEAIPDELIRARIEATQPFAAYAERSIAVVAYFERALYALPESELSAERVLRLARDCEKRILGVDVSPRPLMAIPHLLNQESAAAYHGYLLANMAVYQTRAYFIGKFGYLTDNPAIGPLLAEHYWGPGNSINHNATLVRLTGEPFNARYLADSCNQSAAEAWAEAQRLIAEAAARDYPAQYPADLDAHIRLVHGAERIADNAEGDAAMFDRFESWVAGHYPASVK
- a CDS encoding AAA family ATPase produces the protein MTSYQDLAALTPAAGEPDWQALRLAIPALRELDATPQDPVHHAEGDVWTHTRMVCERMLELPDYWNGDAERRFVLFYAALLHDIAKPPCTVTQPDGRVTSAGHSRRGAVDARVLMWRAGVPFALRERVCRLVAAHLLPFYAIRGDRSGHDAEYLARKLSWEVSLRELAALAEADMLGRVCADQRKVLDDIELFRELAREEGCLDAPRAFADEHTRIAYFRAGGGIAPDYPFYQASGSRVVMLSGLPASGKDSWTRAEGGGLPVISYDDARAELGLKHGPRAGAAVHLAVDRAKALLRSQAPFIWNATHLSERMRKKTLDLLYAYHAEVSIIYLEHGEREIKARNSRRDSTLPNQAIDRMLSHWEVPLATEAHRVEYRPAC
- a CDS encoding RNA ligase family protein, producing MDTIIKYPRTPHLQGSRLQPGDEDRDQTPYAALLGRHIVVEEKMDGANAGLRFAEDGAMRLQSRGHYLSGGGREKHFALFKTWAAAHEARLRGLLGARYLMYGEWMHAKHTVFYDRLPHLFLEFDLYDAETGRFLSTPARRRVLAQQARSPVVSVPVLYAGPAPRRLSDLLALIRPSLAKSPAWRDALRQAARRQGLDAERALAETEASDLAEGLYIKVEEGEETVERYKWVRADFLQTMADNDSHWQSRPIVPNQLATGIDLFAEREAADWAWPGEPR